In the genome of Spirochaetia bacterium, one region contains:
- a CDS encoding glycine--tRNA ligase, giving the protein MVDVTMDKIVSLCKRRGFIFQSSEIYGGLNGAYDYGPLGVQLKNNIRDLWWKEMTQLHDNIVGLDASILMASKVWEASGHVSNFSDPMVDCKVCKSRFRADQIDLNAPCPVCGNKNSFTEPKNFNLMFATHIGANSDAASVVYLRPETAQGIYVNFRNVVDSSRVKIPFGIAQIGKSFRNEITTKNFIFRSCEFEQMEMQFFCQPGSDDKWFPYWREQRMSFYDKMGIRMDHLRWHQHGPDELAFYAKDAYDIQFLFPMGWQELEGVHDRTDYDLTQHSKFCGKPQDYLDPVTHEKYVPYVVETSAGLTRNVLMALCDAYDEEEVDGDTRVVLHFHPTIAPITVAVLPLVKKDGLAEKAKALEESLREEFTTFYDQGGAIGRRYRRMDEVGTPYCITLDYDTLKDNTVTLRYRDSMQQIRVPMDDIVATIRKATKDYKRA; this is encoded by the coding sequence ATGGTTGATGTAACAATGGACAAGATCGTCTCCCTGTGCAAGAGGCGTGGCTTTATCTTTCAGTCAAGTGAAATCTACGGCGGTTTGAACGGTGCGTATGACTACGGTCCGTTGGGGGTACAGCTAAAAAACAATATCCGTGATTTATGGTGGAAGGAGATGACCCAGTTACATGACAACATCGTCGGGTTGGATGCATCTATTCTTATGGCTTCAAAAGTCTGGGAAGCATCAGGCCATGTGTCGAACTTCAGTGATCCGATGGTAGACTGCAAGGTCTGCAAGAGTAGGTTCCGGGCAGATCAGATTGACCTCAATGCTCCCTGTCCGGTTTGCGGGAACAAGAATTCCTTTACTGAGCCGAAGAACTTCAACCTTATGTTTGCCACTCATATCGGAGCAAACAGTGATGCTGCATCAGTTGTGTATCTTAGACCTGAAACTGCACAGGGCATCTATGTCAATTTCAGGAACGTTGTCGATTCTTCACGTGTCAAGATTCCTTTTGGCATTGCACAGATCGGCAAATCATTCCGTAACGAGATTACTACGAAGAATTTTATTTTCCGGTCCTGTGAATTTGAACAGATGGAAATGCAGTTCTTCTGCCAGCCGGGTAGCGATGACAAATGGTTCCCCTACTGGAGAGAACAGCGAATGAGTTTTTATGACAAGATGGGCATCAGGATGGACCACCTCAGATGGCATCAGCATGGGCCTGATGAACTGGCTTTCTATGCAAAGGATGCTTATGACATTCAGTTCCTTTTCCCGATGGGTTGGCAGGAGTTGGAAGGTGTTCATGACCGGACTGACTATGATCTTACCCAACATTCGAAGTTCTGTGGCAAACCACAGGATTACCTTGATCCTGTTACCCATGAAAAGTATGTTCCGTATGTCGTAGAGACCAGTGCTGGCCTTACCCGCAATGTGTTGATGGCACTGTGTGATGCCTATGATGAAGAAGAAGTAGATGGAGATACACGTGTCGTGTTGCATTTCCATCCCACGATTGCACCGATTACGGTAGCTGTGCTTCCTTTGGTAAAGAAAGATGGGCTTGCTGAAAAGGCAAAGGCTCTTGAAGAGAGCCTTAGGGAAGAGTTTACTACTTTCTATGACCAGGGTGGTGCGATTGGAAGAAGATACAGAAGGATGGATGAAGTCGGGACTCCATACTGCATTACGCTTGATTATGATACCTTGAAGGATAATACCGTGACCTTGCGATATAGGGATTCCATGCAGCAGATAAGGGTTCCTATGGATGATATCGTTGCAACTATCCGCAAAGCTACGAAGGATTACAAGAGGGCGTAA
- a CDS encoding AMP-binding protein — protein MEHMWNEKLADYRGTFFEGEWPTITQAFLITHSKFPDKPCFTTFSPDRISYTFDEIYQRLLKISSYLREHGLKKGDKVVINGKNSIEWALSYLAINFAGGVVVPLDNQLHTQRIVQLCQFSDASFIFADKNVLLSIEKEAPKLLSSMQGIFTLQGKDERFPSIMNLEPSAIMTPEEGNENDIAAILFTSGTTGMEKGAILTQKNIVSDAFQACEPEFLPVDETDVLYALLPLHHSYCCTAVLIETVLIGCECVFGHGIVISKMINDLKQGQITFFMGIPLLFNKLLSGMMKEIRKKGPLVNAYIHTLMWINGFFKKYFRKNPLRPYFNKILLSKIGFAHNRILICGAGPLSPKVFRQYQQLGLDFIQGYGLTETSPIIALNPTQHFKVKSVGKILPLVDAKIIDKDERNIGELVVKGPITTSGYYKDPKNTETLFTEDGYLRTGDLGYLDKENYLYLMGRAKNIIVTEGGKNVFPEEIEDMFQLQPEIEQVLIRGYQAKKDYPAECIEAVIYPSPEYFKGKENTIDSAIASVISSVNKELSGYKKIGKVTIIDKPMVTTSTRKIKRNLVN, from the coding sequence ATGGAACATATGTGGAATGAAAAACTTGCCGATTACAGAGGCACATTCTTTGAAGGTGAATGGCCTACTATTACCCAGGCATTCCTTATTACCCACAGTAAATTCCCAGATAAACCCTGCTTCACAACCTTCAGCCCTGACAGGATCAGCTATACATTTGATGAAATCTATCAACGCCTGCTGAAAATCAGCTCATACTTGCGGGAACATGGATTAAAAAAAGGTGACAAAGTCGTTATAAATGGCAAAAACAGCATCGAATGGGCATTAAGCTACCTAGCTATCAATTTTGCAGGTGGCGTTGTCGTACCATTGGACAACCAACTTCATACACAACGGATAGTACAGTTATGCCAGTTCAGCGATGCCAGTTTTATATTTGCAGATAAAAATGTCTTATTGTCCATTGAAAAAGAAGCTCCGAAACTCCTTTCTTCCATGCAAGGAATTTTTACATTGCAGGGAAAAGATGAAAGGTTTCCTTCGATAATGAATCTGGAACCTTCGGCCATCATGACTCCGGAAGAAGGAAATGAAAATGACATTGCAGCCATTTTGTTTACAAGCGGCACTACAGGCATGGAAAAAGGTGCAATACTGACTCAAAAGAACATCGTAAGTGATGCCTTCCAAGCCTGTGAACCGGAATTTCTTCCTGTAGATGAGACTGATGTCCTCTATGCCCTGCTGCCGCTCCATCATAGTTATTGCTGTACGGCAGTTCTGATTGAAACAGTACTGATCGGATGTGAATGTGTCTTTGGCCATGGTATCGTCATTTCAAAAATGATCAACGATCTCAAGCAGGGACAAATAACCTTCTTCATGGGAATCCCTCTTTTATTCAACAAGTTGCTTTCCGGTATGATGAAGGAAATAAGGAAAAAAGGACCGCTGGTCAATGCTTATATCCACACCCTAATGTGGATCAACGGTTTTTTCAAAAAATACTTCAGAAAAAATCCCCTGAGACCTTACTTCAACAAAATACTGCTTTCAAAAATAGGATTTGCCCACAACAGGATTCTCATTTGCGGAGCAGGTCCCCTTTCGCCTAAGGTCTTCAGACAATACCAACAGCTCGGACTGGACTTCATCCAAGGCTATGGACTGACCGAAACCAGTCCGATCATAGCCCTTAATCCGACCCAGCATTTCAAGGTCAAATCAGTCGGGAAAATACTTCCTCTTGTCGATGCAAAGATCATTGACAAAGACGAAAGGAACATAGGAGAACTGGTAGTCAAAGGTCCGATAACGACTTCAGGTTACTATAAGGACCCAAAGAATACGGAAACATTGTTTACAGAAGATGGTTACCTTAGGACAGGTGACCTAGGATATCTCGATAAGGAGAATTACCTTTACCTCATGGGAAGGGCAAAAAATATCATTGTCACAGAAGGCGGAAAAAATGTCTTCCCTGAAGAAATCGAGGATATGTTCCAGCTCCAGCCGGAAATAGAACAAGTACTTATCAGGGGTTATCAGGCAAAGAAGGATTATCCTGCAGAGTGTATCGAGGCGGTCATCTATCCTTCACCGGAATATTTCAAGGGTAAGGAAAATACAATAGATTCCGCAATTGCATCAGTTATTTCTTCTGTAAACAAAGAACTGTCCGGTTACAAGAAAATCGGTAAAGTAACCATCATAGACAAGCCGATGGTTACTACGAGCACAAGAAAAATCAAGAGAAATCTTGTCAACTGA
- a CDS encoding amidohydrolase, translating to MNILIRNALIIPMTKRNYSYKGNLYIKEGKISDGKDFKADKIIDASHMIAMPSLVNAHTHAAMELMRNYKDTAPDLMSWLSQIFPIEARLTDEDIYWASKLATAEMISTGCTVFNDMYFMQENTIKATLESGIRGSIGLTLFGDIDDTKQRISKFDEFLPKYSQEDLITFMIAPHAIYTTTAASYLYAHDWIKERHLRMHTHMSETQTEVKDCLTQHKTTPLMYLEKEGALEDINVVLAHGVYLTNDEVKLCKERDFSIVHNPSSNCKLASGIAPVSKFRKAGITMALGTDGSSSNNNLDMFEEMHVAALLSSVSTMDPIANTPYDILSMATTGGAKALGLADKIGTLEEGKDADIILVDTHKPHLTPLNDPFSALVFAAQGSDVDTVLCRGKILMENRNFTTINVNEIMKQTEACWASIQNRK from the coding sequence ATGAATATCCTGATCAGGAATGCATTGATCATTCCTATGACCAAAAGAAATTATAGTTACAAGGGGAATCTGTATATCAAGGAAGGAAAGATTTCCGACGGCAAGGATTTCAAGGCTGACAAGATCATAGATGCTTCCCACATGATTGCCATGCCGTCCCTGGTCAATGCCCATACACATGCTGCCATGGAACTGATGAGAAACTACAAGGATACTGCTCCTGACCTCATGTCATGGTTAAGCCAGATATTTCCTATCGAAGCCCGCTTGACTGATGAGGATATCTACTGGGCCTCGAAATTGGCAACAGCAGAAATGATTTCAACAGGCTGTACGGTTTTCAACGACATGTATTTCATGCAGGAAAACACAATAAAGGCGACCTTGGAATCAGGCATCCGAGGAAGTATCGGACTTACCCTTTTCGGTGACATCGATGATACGAAGCAAAGAATCAGCAAATTCGATGAATTCTTACCAAAATATTCCCAGGAAGATTTGATTACCTTCATGATAGCTCCCCATGCCATTTATACGACGACGGCTGCCAGTTACCTGTATGCACATGACTGGATCAAGGAAAGACATCTGAGGATGCATACCCATATGAGCGAGACACAGACAGAAGTCAAGGATTGTCTAACTCAGCATAAGACTACTCCGTTGATGTATCTTGAAAAAGAAGGAGCACTTGAAGACATCAATGTCGTTCTCGCCCATGGAGTCTATCTGACCAATGATGAAGTGAAGCTCTGCAAGGAACGAGACTTCTCCATAGTGCATAATCCCAGCAGCAACTGTAAGCTTGCCAGCGGTATTGCACCGGTATCAAAATTCCGCAAGGCCGGCATCACCATGGCTCTTGGTACGGATGGTTCAAGCAGTAACAATAACCTTGATATGTTTGAGGAAATGCATGTGGCGGCCCTTCTAAGTTCTGTAAGTACAATGGATCCCATAGCAAATACTCCTTACGATATCCTTTCAATGGCAACAACAGGGGGAGCAAAGGCCCTTGGCCTTGCTGATAAAATCGGGACTCTGGAAGAAGGAAAAGATGCCGACATTATCCTTGTCGATACCCATAAGCCACACCTGACACCACTCAATGATCCATTCTCTGCATTGGTCTTTGCGGCACAGGGATCAGATGTCGATACCGTACTTTGCAGAGGCAAGATACTGATGGAAAACAGGAATTTCACTACCATCAATGTAAATGAAATCATGAAACAGACGGAAGCCTGCTGGGCTTCCATACAGAACAGGAAATGA
- the tyrS gene encoding tyrosine--tRNA ligase, protein MNSALQTLIDRGFFKACTDIDALSDLMDEQKVTLYAGVDPTGKSIHVGHMVPIFAMHHLQEAGHNPIILVGGGTAMIGDPSGKTEMRKMLTPEQVAENSKSLRAQLGTVVDLSDHPGKGMGHAKMLNNADWLTNLNYIDFLRTIGRHFSVNRMLTFESYKQRLERGLSFIEFNYQLLQSYDFLTLYRNQGCRLQIGGDDQWGNIVAGIDLIRKLEGTECYGLTFNLITRADGKKMGKSENGAVFLDPEMFSPYDYYQYWRNVNDADVIRFMKLFTFLPLEEIKGYDKPSVNINEAKERLAYEQTKIIHGEEEAEKARTAAKAMFGGAGTSVAARDGMPSKEISKAELDEGLPVLNLFSSVGLCASNSDARRLVVGGGASINDVKISDPKFIVDASLLDAHGELLLKAGKKRYFRIIVK, encoded by the coding sequence ATGAACAGTGCACTACAGACATTGATTGACCGGGGATTCTTCAAGGCTTGTACGGATATAGATGCCTTGAGTGATCTTATGGACGAACAGAAGGTGACTCTTTATGCCGGGGTCGATCCTACTGGTAAATCGATACATGTCGGCCATATGGTCCCGATTTTTGCCATGCATCATCTTCAGGAGGCAGGACACAATCCGATTATTCTTGTCGGTGGAGGTACTGCGATGATCGGGGATCCTTCAGGAAAGACTGAAATGAGGAAGATGCTTACACCCGAGCAAGTAGCCGAGAACTCCAAGAGCTTACGTGCCCAGCTGGGGACGGTCGTAGATCTTTCTGATCATCCTGGAAAGGGAATGGGGCATGCCAAGATGCTGAACAATGCAGATTGGCTTACTAACCTGAACTATATTGATTTTCTCCGTACCATCGGCAGGCATTTTTCTGTCAACCGAATGTTGACTTTTGAATCCTATAAGCAAAGGTTGGAACGTGGCCTTTCTTTCATTGAGTTCAATTATCAGTTGCTCCAATCGTATGATTTCCTGACGCTTTACCGTAATCAGGGATGTCGGCTTCAGATAGGAGGAGATGACCAGTGGGGAAATATCGTTGCCGGCATTGATCTGATCAGGAAACTGGAAGGGACAGAATGCTATGGCCTTACGTTCAATCTCATTACCCGTGCAGATGGGAAGAAAATGGGAAAGAGCGAAAACGGAGCAGTTTTCCTTGATCCTGAGATGTTCAGTCCATACGATTACTATCAATACTGGCGGAATGTCAATGATGCAGATGTGATTCGCTTCATGAAGCTTTTTACCTTTCTTCCTCTTGAGGAAATCAAGGGTTATGACAAGCCTTCTGTCAATATCAATGAGGCCAAGGAACGTCTTGCCTATGAACAGACAAAGATCATACATGGGGAAGAGGAAGCCGAAAAGGCAAGGACTGCAGCAAAAGCCATGTTCGGTGGAGCTGGAACATCCGTTGCAGCGCGGGATGGTATGCCTTCAAAGGAAATCTCTAAAGCAGAACTTGATGAAGGGCTGCCGGTACTCAACTTGTTCAGTTCTGTAGGGCTTTGTGCAAGCAACAGTGATGCCAGACGGCTTGTTGTCGGCGGAGGAGCATCAATCAACGATGTGAAGATTTCTGATCCAAAATTCATAGTTGATGCTTCATTGCTGGATGCTCACGGCGAGCTGTTGCTGAAAGCCGGGAAAAAGAGATATTTCCGAATCATTGTAAAATAA
- a CDS encoding desulfoferrodoxin, giving the protein MKEQEFYLCKHCGNLIAMVHSAGPRVVCCGDEMTRLIPNSTDAAGEKHVPVVTVNGNTIEVNVGSVDHPMTEAHLIQWIYIQTEQGGQRKILKAGDKPHATFSLAAGDKAVAAYAYCNLHGLWKAEIK; this is encoded by the coding sequence ATGAAAGAACAAGAATTTTATCTTTGCAAGCATTGTGGCAACCTTATAGCTATGGTACACAGTGCAGGTCCCCGTGTCGTCTGTTGTGGAGATGAAATGACCCGGTTGATTCCGAATTCAACTGACGCTGCCGGAGAGAAACATGTACCAGTTGTAACGGTCAATGGCAATACCATTGAAGTAAATGTCGGTTCAGTTGACCATCCGATGACCGAGGCACATCTTATCCAGTGGATTTATATCCAGACCGAACAGGGTGGACAGAGAAAGATACTCAAGGCCGGTGACAAGCCACATGCTACATTCTCACTTGCAGCAGGCGACAAGGCTGTAGCTGCTTATGCATACTGCAATCTCCACGGGCTTTGGAAAGCAGAAATCAAATAG
- the gltX gene encoding glutamate--tRNA ligase encodes MEVRVRYAPSPTGLQHIGGVRTALFNYFFAKSQGGKFILRVEDTDRERYSDDSLQDLYDTLEWLGIKWDEGPVVGGPYGPYIQSQRYAIYQKYAHWLIEQGQAYYCYCTPERLEEVRKEQIASKSPVQGYDRHCRNLTAEQRAMYEARGIKPVIRLKVPLDGKTTFHDVLMGDITRRNRDVSPDPILLKSDGYPTYHLANVIDDHLMGITHIMRAQEWIPSGPLHVLLYKAFGWEPPVYCHLPMVMGKDGQKLSKRHGSTSVRDFRQAGYLPEALLNYVSLVGWSYDGQREFFSREDLEKLFDIAKINKAPGVFDYKKLDWFNGQYIRECDDERLRLLLIPFLAKAGFINDPPTEAEDKKIQQMLPSVKVRMKVLSDVVELTRFFFTDVPLAATELFIAKKMDLKSSLEALEADYRIIKEGFASGRPFSESEAAINEMAKEKGLKANGVFTPLRVALASSNVTLPMQDMIALLGKDRTCERIERAIEKLKSEVR; translated from the coding sequence ATGGAAGTGAGAGTACGTTATGCTCCGTCTCCGACGGGATTGCAGCATATCGGTGGGGTAAGGACGGCACTGTTCAATTATTTTTTTGCCAAGAGCCAAGGCGGCAAGTTTATCCTCCGTGTTGAAGATACAGATAGGGAACGTTACAGCGACGACAGCCTTCAGGACTTATACGATACGTTGGAATGGCTTGGAATCAAGTGGGATGAAGGTCCGGTCGTCGGTGGTCCATATGGTCCATACATACAAAGCCAACGATACGCAATATATCAGAAATATGCACACTGGCTTATCGAGCAAGGACAGGCCTATTATTGTTATTGCACTCCTGAACGGCTTGAAGAAGTCAGGAAAGAACAGATTGCTTCGAAAAGTCCTGTACAGGGATATGATCGTCATTGCAGGAACCTGACGGCCGAGCAGAGGGCTATGTATGAAGCCCGAGGTATAAAGCCTGTGATACGGCTTAAAGTGCCTCTTGATGGCAAGACGACTTTTCATGATGTATTGATGGGAGACATCACGAGGAGAAACCGTGATGTTTCTCCGGATCCCATCCTTCTGAAGAGTGATGGGTATCCTACCTATCATCTTGCAAATGTCATCGATGACCATCTTATGGGGATTACCCATATTATGCGGGCCCAGGAGTGGATTCCTTCCGGTCCCTTGCATGTCCTGCTGTACAAGGCCTTTGGCTGGGAACCTCCTGTCTATTGCCATCTTCCGATGGTGATGGGAAAAGATGGACAGAAATTGTCCAAGCGTCATGGTTCTACCAGTGTGAGGGATTTCAGACAGGCCGGTTATTTGCCGGAAGCTTTGCTGAACTATGTCAGTTTGGTCGGTTGGTCCTATGATGGACAACGTGAGTTCTTTTCCAGGGAAGACTTGGAAAAGCTGTTTGACATTGCCAAGATCAACAAGGCTCCGGGAGTCTTTGACTATAAGAAACTTGATTGGTTCAATGGTCAGTATATCAGGGAATGTGATGATGAACGGTTGCGTTTGCTTCTTATACCATTCTTGGCGAAAGCTGGTTTTATCAATGATCCGCCGACTGAGGCAGAGGACAAGAAAATCCAGCAGATGCTTCCGTCCGTAAAGGTTCGGATGAAAGTTCTCTCTGATGTCGTTGAACTGACACGTTTCTTCTTTACTGATGTACCTTTGGCCGCTACTGAACTGTTCATAGCAAAGAAAATGGATCTGAAGTCTTCCCTGGAAGCCCTCGAGGCTGATTATAGGATTATCAAGGAAGGTTTTGCTTCTGGCCGTCCTTTCAGTGAAAGCGAGGCCGCAATCAATGAGATGGCAAAAGAAAAGGGACTGAAAGCCAATGGGGTATTTACTCCTTTGCGTGTAGCTCTTGCCAGCAGCAATGTAACTCTTCCGATGCAGGATATGATTGCATTGCTTGGCAAGGACAGAACCTGTGAAAGAATTGAAAGAGCGATAGAAAAGCTCAAGAGTGAGGTTAGATAG
- a CDS encoding HAD family hydrolase produces MENGTHKIKAVIFDKDGTLYDYAEIWNSIFTLSINEGLAFFGLTATDDIEKGLLSVLGIDSTGKPLSKGIVFNHKKRNIFFRSLFFCIKYRISINTYIKLAHYIYDRCDIHLEKRLQEIDFIQLRQLFSALKQQKYLLGMITQDKKASVDLFLRYMGIADKLDFISTRDDKLPEKPNPKAFHVFCKKFNLSNDEVALVGDSQSDMEFAENAKAGYKIGILWGAGDRKSLEKTCNAIYPDIYGIGKDPVLFPKNMNVDI; encoded by the coding sequence ATGGAAAATGGCACTCACAAAATCAAGGCAGTAATCTTTGATAAGGACGGAACACTCTATGATTATGCTGAAATATGGAACAGCATATTCACACTTTCCATAAATGAAGGCCTGGCGTTCTTCGGGTTGACTGCCACCGATGATATCGAAAAAGGACTTTTGTCTGTCCTCGGAATTGACAGCACAGGCAAACCTTTGTCAAAGGGTATTGTATTTAATCACAAGAAACGGAATATATTTTTCCGGTCTTTGTTTTTTTGCATAAAATATCGGATTTCCATCAATACATATATAAAATTGGCACATTATATCTATGACCGTTGCGATATCCATTTGGAAAAGCGACTACAAGAAATCGACTTCATCCAATTGCGTCAATTGTTTTCTGCACTCAAACAGCAGAAATATCTGCTCGGCATGATTACCCAAGACAAAAAAGCATCAGTAGACCTTTTTCTTCGCTATATGGGCATTGCCGATAAACTCGATTTCATAAGTACCAGGGATGACAAGCTTCCGGAAAAGCCAAATCCGAAGGCTTTCCATGTTTTCTGCAAAAAATTCAATCTGTCAAATGATGAGGTAGCATTGGTAGGTGATTCCCAAAGCGACATGGAATTTGCAGAAAATGCAAAGGCCGGTTATAAAATCGGCATTCTCTGGGGAGCAGGAGACAGAAAAAGTCTCGAAAAGACATGCAATGCAATCTATCCGGATATCTATGGAATTGGCAAGGATCCGGTACTTTTCCCCAAAAACATGAATGTTGACATTTGA
- the mtnA gene encoding S-methyl-5-thioribose-1-phosphate isomerase: MDEPFKTLEFTDGELKLIDQRQLPATFTYYTCKTYRDVRFAIKDMVVRGAPAIGTSAAYGVYMAFRELGTDEQDFKEACTFLVEARPTAVNLKWAVDRMLVCYETHRHDNDLDNILLEEARKIEAEDIAVNKMIGENGLKVVPQNATILTHCNAGALATSGWGTALGVIKSAFYAKKNIFVYADETRPRLQGARLTAWELTQAKIPSKLIPDSAAATLIRDGKIDLVVLGADRIAKNGDVCNKLGTFALSVICKHYGVPFYSAAPLSTIDFSIEDGSQIPIEERSADEVRFVGKTQVAPLEMDVYNPSFDVTPHGNVTGIITEKGIVYPPFKENIEKLQAGISL, translated from the coding sequence ATGGACGAACCATTCAAGACATTGGAATTTACTGACGGCGAATTGAAACTTATTGACCAAAGACAGTTGCCGGCAACCTTCACATACTATACCTGCAAGACATACAGGGATGTCCGTTTTGCCATCAAGGACATGGTCGTCCGAGGAGCACCAGCCATCGGCACCAGTGCAGCCTACGGTGTATACATGGCTTTCCGGGAACTGGGAACCGATGAACAGGATTTCAAGGAAGCCTGTACATTCCTTGTCGAAGCACGGCCGACTGCAGTCAATCTCAAATGGGCCGTAGACAGGATGCTCGTATGCTATGAGACACACAGACATGACAATGACTTGGACAATATCCTACTTGAAGAAGCAAGAAAAATAGAAGCTGAAGATATTGCAGTCAATAAGATGATCGGAGAAAACGGCCTCAAGGTAGTGCCGCAGAATGCTACGATATTGACCCATTGCAATGCAGGCGCACTTGCAACTTCAGGATGGGGTACAGCCTTAGGGGTAATAAAAAGCGCTTTCTATGCAAAGAAAAATATTTTTGTCTATGCAGATGAAACCAGACCTAGATTGCAGGGAGCAAGATTGACAGCTTGGGAACTGACACAGGCAAAGATTCCTAGCAAGCTTATCCCTGACAGTGCTGCCGCAACACTTATCAGGGACGGCAAGATAGATCTTGTCGTGCTTGGTGCCGACAGGATTGCGAAAAACGGTGATGTCTGCAACAAGCTCGGTACTTTTGCGCTTTCTGTCATCTGCAAACACTATGGAGTGCCATTCTATTCAGCAGCTCCTCTCTCAACCATCGATTTCAGCATTGAGGACGGTTCCCAGATTCCCATTGAAGAACGAAGTGCAGACGAGGTAAGGTTCGTCGGAAAAACGCAAGTAGCACCATTGGAAATGGATGTCTATAACCCAAGTTTTGACGTTACACCCCATGGCAATGTCACGGGAATAATCACTGAAAAAGGAATCGTATATCCTCCCTTCAAGGAAAACATTGAAAAACTTCAAGCCGGAATTTCTCTGTAA
- a CDS encoding SpoVG family protein, whose protein sequence is MEITDIRVRTVGDEGKLKAYATVTFDGVFVVHNIKVIRSDDNLFIAMPTRLTSNHEYKDVAHPITTEFRNLLQKKVIAAYLDALERPAP, encoded by the coding sequence ATGGAAATTACTGACATTCGTGTTCGGACGGTCGGCGATGAAGGCAAGTTGAAAGCGTATGCGACAGTTACGTTTGACGGTGTGTTTGTTGTTCACAATATTAAGGTCATCAGGAGTGATGACAATCTTTTCATTGCCATGCCGACCCGATTGACCAGCAATCATGAATACAAGGATGTTGCCCATCCTATAACAACAGAATTCAGGAATCTTCTCCAGAAGAAAGTGATTGCTGCCTATTTGGATGCTTTGGAGCGTCCGGCTCCATAA
- a CDS encoding single-stranded DNA-binding protein gives MINKVTFELVERTRAFAMETDGLIAQLPGNAVTVYNPLDYAWDLHRQYLETFGQEHVEIFLLGMNPGPFGMVQDGVPFGEVNFVKQFLKIDGKVDKPENEHPSRPVLGLSCPRSEISGKRLWTLMQSHYGNKEAMEGKLFVSNYCPLAFISNEKNGRNITPDKLPLEFRKKLEVVCDAYLTDILVLLSPLHVGGIGNYAAKKLKHICKDGQDVITLLHPSPANPLANKDWAGICTAQIKAAGLWN, from the coding sequence ATGATAAATAAAGTAACTTTTGAATTGGTCGAGAGGACTCGTGCCTTTGCCATGGAAACTGATGGATTAATCGCCCAATTGCCTGGAAATGCTGTTACCGTGTACAATCCGCTTGACTATGCATGGGACCTTCATCGGCAATATCTGGAGACTTTTGGACAGGAGCATGTTGAAATTTTTTTATTAGGCATGAACCCAGGACCCTTTGGTATGGTCCAGGACGGGGTTCCATTCGGAGAAGTCAATTTTGTCAAGCAGTTTCTGAAAATTGACGGTAAAGTAGACAAACCTGAAAACGAACATCCTTCGCGACCTGTACTTGGCCTTTCCTGTCCCAGAAGTGAAATATCAGGAAAAAGACTATGGACATTGATGCAGAGCCATTATGGAAACAAGGAAGCCATGGAGGGTAAGCTCTTTGTATCCAACTATTGTCCTCTTGCGTTCATCAGCAATGAGAAAAATGGCAGGAATATAACACCGGACAAGCTTCCTCTTGAGTTCCGGAAGAAGCTGGAAGTTGTCTGTGATGCCTACCTGACGGATATACTTGTCCTTTTGTCTCCCCTGCATGTGGGAGGAATAGGCAATTATGCTGCAAAGAAGCTGAAGCATATCTGTAAAGACGGTCAGGATGTCATTACCTTGCTGCATCCTTCTCCTGCCAATCCTTTGGCGAACAAAGATTGGGCTGGTATCTGTACAGCTCAGATAAAAGCCGCTGGTCTATGGAACTGA